Below is a genomic region from Hyphomicrobium nitrativorans NL23.
CGGTCTGGCTCGCGCCATCGGGTTGGATGAAGGTCAGTTTAACCATGGACGGCAGGCTCCAAAAATCCAGCCGCCGCTCAGCCGACAATACTGAGAGGAGGCGCAGGCACTCAGGCTGGGCGCAATGAGTTGCGGGCAGCATTAAAGCCCGGGGCGGGGGAATTCAAGCGCCAGAGGCGGCACACCCGTTGGTGCCGCACCGGAGCCGAAAAGAAGCAGGATTTCAGAAAGTTGCTTATGCGAGCGACGCGCCGGGGCCAAACGCGCCGGCAACGTAGGCGCGAACGGTCTCGGCGGCCTCTTCCAGAGCGGCCAGAATCCGGGCCCGTTCGGACGCATCCTCGACGGCCGGAAGCTGTTCGGCTTCGAGGGCGAGTTCGCCCACCTGCCCTGCGCCCACCGCGCGCGCCGAGCCCTTGATGGTGTGGGCGGCGACCTGCCATTCCCGATCGGTCACGGCAAAGCGCAGTTGCTCGATGCTGAGCGGAAGCTGCGCCACGAAAAGCCCCAGGATTTCCCGTTCGAGGTCGGGGCTTCCAAGCGTGTAGCGGGAAAGGTGCACGCGGTCGATTGGCTCCAAGGTCCCGCCCAGCGCCGGATTGGGCGTGCCGGCAAGAGCCCGGACATGGCGGAGGCGAGAGGTACGCGCGCTTTGGAGACTCATTTCAGGGCGACCTTATCAAGACGTTAATCCAAAACGTGCACCAAAATTACTAACAAGCTGTAAATAGGGAATTTATATCGCGGATGACGGCCAAAAGAAAGCGTTAATCCTGGCAAACGCGCCGGGCCGCCGGGCGAACTTCATTTGGCCCCAAACGAGGCCTACTCGGCAAAGGCTGGAAGCTCCCCCCCTCTGGCCCCTGAAATTGGGCGTTGATGGAGCCCTTTTGGGCGCCAAAACCTGTTTGAGCACAAGGCTCGGACTGCATATCATGGGGTTGGAGTTGCCGGCTTATGCGGCTCGGACGGTGGATGGCGACAAGAACAGAAATCAGGCTCGGGAGCGTCCGCAAACGCGCGCTCCGAAGGCGCCGTGTCGCTTGGCAGCGTGCCGCCCGCCACGACGGGCGCCCCCGCCGGCGCGCCGCCGGCCCTTCCCCCCTCCATCGCCAGGGACGTGGACGACCGCGACCGCGGCGGTAGGGATCTGTCGGATATCCTGTCCCATTTCACGTCGGAGCGCCCATCCGACGCGCCCAAATCCGGCTCGCTGACGGCTGCCGTCAACCGCACGCTTCCACCCCCGCTGCCGAACACGGTCCGCTCCGAGCCAGAAAAGCCCGAGCCGCCGGTCGACGAAGCGAACGCGGACGGCGAAACGTCGACACGCCGCGCGGCACGCCGCCGCCCCGCAGGCCCGCCTCGCGGCACCGTCGCGGCCAACGACGACGCACCCTCCATCGGCGGCCTCATCTACGCGCTTGAGCAGAAGCCGTCGTCCGCCCCGTTCCGGTACGCCGCCATCGCGACCGGCGTCTGGACTGTGATTTGCCTCGCCTTCTCGTCGATCATCCTGCGGGCCGAATTCGCCGAGGGCGCAACGTTCCTCTCGCTTCTCGAAAACCCGGC
It encodes:
- a CDS encoding Hpt domain-containing protein; the encoded protein is MSLQSARTSRLRHVRALAGTPNPALGGTLEPIDRVHLSRYTLGSPDLEREILGLFVAQLPLSIEQLRFAVTDREWQVAAHTIKGSARAVGAGQVGELALEAEQLPAVEDASERARILAALEEAAETVRAYVAGAFGPGASLA